A window from Erythrolamprus reginae isolate rEryReg1 chromosome 9, rEryReg1.hap1, whole genome shotgun sequence encodes these proteins:
- the WFIKKN1 gene encoding WAP, Kazal, immunoglobulin, Kunitz and NTR domain-containing protein 1, producing MLPSLLLSLLSVLAEGASLQPIRTNHLGMCPNQLNPNLWVDAQSTCERECQADQDCEGFEKCCTNVCGLRSCVAARYADGSLSSLEQVQEATCESFVCTQQGSDCDIWDGQPVCKCKDRCEKDPNFTCASDGLTYYNKCYMDAEACIRGISLAVVPCKYIFTWPNTSPVPVETTTHPTPGASPELPIPPALYNNPFHQLVYVGGTVSFHCDVSGRPRPDVTWEKQSDHQENFIMRPDQMYGNMVVTNIGQLVIYNAQPEDAGIYTCTARNSAGLLRADFPLSVIKKEHSRGELRVSGTLKLPPNECLREPDTQDCEAYQTRWHFDPQKGCVTFRYGGCGANQNHFDTYKECQLACVSNTVNLCTLPMVQGPCKNWEPRWAYNHLMKQCHSFIYGGCEGNDNNFDSKESCEDACPFPKTLLCKVCRLKTKMVSSLCRSDFAIVGRLMEILEDQDSGIARFALDDVLKDEKMGLKFFNIKYLEVTLTDMDWNCPCPNMTTEDGPLIIMGEVHDGMAVLDPNSYVRTANDKRVKKIYELLDKKTCELFNRFQD from the exons ATGCTGCCCTCACTTCTCCTGTCTCTGCTCTCTGTCCTGGCAGAAGGGGCCAGCCTCCAGCCAATCAGAACCAACCACCTGGGGATGTGCCCCAACCAGCTGAACCCCAACCTCTGGGTGGATGCTCAGAGCACCTGCGAGCGGGAGTGCCAAGCCGATCAG GACTGCGAAGGCTTTGAGAAATGCTGCACCAACGTTTGCGGCTTAAGGAGTTGCGTGGCGGCCCGTTACGCCGACGGAAGCCTCTCTTCGTTGGAACAGGTGCAGGAGGCCACCTGCGAGAGCTTCGTCTGCACCCAGCAGGGCTCGGACTGTGACATTTGGGACGGGCAGCCTGTCTGCAAGTGCAAGGACAGGTGTGAGAAAGACCCCAACTTCACCTGCGCCTCCGATGGACTCACCTACTACAACAAATGCTACATGGATGCCGAAGCCTGCATCCGGGGCATCAGCCTGGCGGTGGTCCCATGCAAGTACATCTTTACCTGGCCCAACACGAGCCCGGTGCCAGTGGAGACCACTactcaccccactcctggggcatCTCCGGAGCTGCCTATCCCGCCGGCTCTCTACAACAACCCTTTCCACCAGCTGGTCTACGTGGGAGGCACCGTCAGCTTCCACTGTGACGTCAGCGGGCGTCCTCGTCCCGACGTCACCTGGGAGAAGCAGAGCGACCATCAGGAGAACTTCATCATGCGGCCCGACCAGATGTACGGCAACATGGTGGTGACCAACATTGGCCAGTTGGTCATCTACAATGCTCAGCCGGAAGATGCTGGGATCTACACGTGCACAGCCAGGAATTCCGCCGGCCTCCTACGAGCGGACTTCCCACTCTCGGTTATCAAGAAGGAACACTCTAGAGGAGAACTGAGAGTTTCCGGTACATTGAAGCTCCCGCCCAACGAGTGCTTGAGAGAACCTGATACTCAGGACTGTGAGGCCTACCAAACCCGTTGGCATTTCGACCCCCAAAAAGGCTGTGTTACTTTTCGTTACGGCGGTTGCGGGGCAAACCAGAACCACTTCGACACTTACAAGGAGTGTCAACTGGCTTGCGTCAGCAACACGGTCAACCTCTGCACCCTTCCCATGGTGCAAGGGCCCTGTAAGAACTGGGAACCTCGCTGGGCCTACAACCACCTGATGAAGCAGTGCCACTCCTTCATCTACGGCGGCTGCGAGGGCAACGATAACAACTTCGACAGCAAGGAGAGCTGTGAGGACGCCTGTCCTTTCCCCAAGACCTTGCTGTGCAAAGTGTGCCGCCTGAAGACCAAGATGGTGTCGAGCCTCTGCCGCAGTGATTTCGCCATCGTAGGGCGGCTGATGGAGATCCTCGAGGACCAAGACTCTGGGATTGCCCGTTTTGCGCTGGACGACGTTCTCAAAGACGAGAAGATGGGCCTCAAGTTCTTCAACATCAAGTATCTGGAAGTCACCTTGACGGACATGGACTGGAATTGTCCCTGTCCCAACATGACCACAGAGGATGGGCCCCTCATCATCATGGGCGAAGTTCACGACGGCATGGCTGTCCTTGATCCCAACAGCTATGTCCGGACTGCCAATGACAAGCGGGTCAAGAAGATTTATGAGCTTCTGGACAAGAAGACCTGCGAGTTGTTCAACCGGTTTCAGGACTAA